One Dictyoglomus turgidum DSM 6724 DNA window includes the following coding sequences:
- the argB gene encoding acetylglutamate kinase has protein sequence MDKNLVLIKIGGNVLNKFSLFLSFIKDLYDKGYDFVFLHGGGNEINYWMERFGLEPKFVKGRRVTDENTLKIVEMVLSGEIQGRVISEIKKVGLKVVGLNGKSIFNCRKLFIDGIDLGYVGEVVGVEVSAIEKLLEERYIIVTTSLGIDEQGNSYNVNADSAALALGVHLKVERLIFCTDVPGIILKQNGEEVVLNKLSVEEAKRLIEIGEVFGGMIPKLESAIVAIENGVKTVQIWGGLDFSKAWNMEEGTLIYK, from the coding sequence GTGGATAAGAATTTAGTACTTATAAAAATTGGTGGAAATGTTTTAAATAAATTTTCTCTCTTCTTATCCTTTATAAAAGATCTTTACGATAAAGGGTATGATTTTGTTTTTTTACATGGTGGAGGAAACGAGATAAATTATTGGATGGAGAGGTTTGGTCTTGAGCCTAAATTTGTAAAAGGCAGAAGAGTAACCGATGAAAATACTTTAAAAATAGTTGAGATGGTCCTCTCAGGAGAGATACAAGGAAGAGTTATATCAGAAATTAAAAAAGTAGGGTTAAAAGTTGTAGGTCTTAATGGAAAGTCAATTTTCAATTGTAGAAAATTGTTTATTGACGGTATAGATTTAGGATATGTAGGGGAAGTAGTGGGAGTAGAAGTTTCGGCTATTGAGAAACTCTTAGAAGAAAGATACATTATAGTCACTACCTCTTTGGGGATTGATGAACAGGGTAATTCTTATAACGTAAATGCTGATTCTGCTGCTTTAGCTTTGGGGGTTCATCTTAAGGTAGAGAGGTTGATATTTTGCACTGATGTTCCAGGAATTATTTTAAAGCAGAATGGTGAAGAGGTGGTTTTAAATAAATTATCTGTAGAAGAGGCTAAAAGATTGATTGAGATAGGAGAAGTTTTTGGTGGGATGATTCCAAAGCTTGAGTCAGCAATTGTGGCTATAGAAAATGGAGTAAAAACAGTGCAAATATGGGGAGGATTGGATTTTTCAAAGGCATGGAATATGGAAGAAGGAACTTTAATTTACAAGTAA
- a CDS encoding GTP-binding protein, which produces MAVLNYAAREITCKIVYCGPGLSGKTVNLQQIYKMVSPDRRGELVSLATETERTLFFDFLPLDLGTVQGFKLRFQLYTTPGQALYEASRKLILRGVDGLVFVVDSQKSRLDENVRIFEALKKELAAVGYDFNTLPFVFQYNKRDLPDIVSVEELNQKLNPDGKYKYFEAVAIEGKGVMETLKAISQEVLLKLTRG; this is translated from the coding sequence ATGGCGGTTTTAAATTATGCTGCAAGAGAAATCACTTGTAAAATTGTTTATTGTGGACCTGGTTTGAGTGGAAAAACGGTAAATCTTCAGCAAATTTATAAGATGGTTTCTCCTGATAGACGTGGCGAGCTTGTCTCTCTTGCTACCGAAACCGAAAGAACTTTGTTTTTTGATTTTTTACCTTTAGATCTTGGAACAGTACAAGGTTTTAAGCTGAGATTTCAATTATATACCACACCAGGTCAAGCTCTCTATGAGGCAAGTAGGAAATTAATTTTAAGAGGTGTTGATGGACTCGTCTTTGTGGTAGATTCTCAGAAAAGTAGATTAGATGAAAATGTAAGGATATTTGAGGCTCTTAAAAAGGAGCTTGCTGCTGTGGGTTATGATTTTAACACGCTTCCTTTTGTTTTTCAATATAATAAAAGAGATTTGCCAGATATTGTTAGTGTTGAGGAGTTAAATCAAAAATTAAATCCTGATGGGAAGTATAAATATTTTGAGGCTGTTGCAATCGAGGGAAAAGGAGTTATGGAAACTTTAAAAGCTATTTCTCAGGAGGTACTTTTAAAGCTTACTCGTGGATAA
- a CDS encoding roadblock/LC7 domain-containing protein: MDEREQILSLVISLEDQEEIERYLGQFLAESKAKAALLIDKSGTVIGGRGTASQFDFVTISALAAGAFSATQELAKLLGEEEFSLIFHQGKRNHLHISHIEKQVLLLVIFDDSTTLGMVRLFAQKACENLAKIIKKIKEKQKDIPKAEFNFSDIEDFFKK, translated from the coding sequence ATGGACGAAAGAGAACAGATTTTATCATTAGTAATCTCATTGGAGGATCAGGAAGAAATAGAAAGATATCTTGGACAATTTCTTGCGGAGTCTAAAGCTAAAGCTGCTCTCTTAATAGATAAAAGTGGTACTGTAATTGGTGGTAGGGGAACTGCTTCTCAATTTGATTTTGTAACCATTTCTGCTTTAGCCGCAGGTGCCTTTTCGGCTACTCAGGAGCTTGCTAAGCTTTTGGGAGAGGAAGAGTTCTCGTTAATTTTTCATCAAGGAAAGAGAAACCATCTTCACATATCTCATATAGAGAAACAGGTTTTACTTCTTGTGATTTTTGATGATTCTACCACCCTTGGTATGGTGAGACTTTTTGCACAAAAGGCTTGTGAAAACCTTGCGAAAATAATAAAGAAAATTAAAGAAAAACAGAAGGACATACCTAAAGCAGAGTTTAATTTTAGTGATATAGAGGATTTTTTCAAAAAATAA
- the dnaB gene encoding replicative DNA helicase, which translates to MKNKEDILGRVPPHNEEAEQAVLGAMLLSRDAIAKVIEILNPDSFYYEHHGIIFRIIVELFEKGLPVDLVSVTEELRSRNLLERVGGSVYLASLLDVVPTAANVEYYANIVAEKALLRRLITAGTEIVSLGYRENENPELLVDKAEQLIFDIAQHHRFRTLVPLRDILAKSFKEIERIHQTGKPFTGIPTGFWDLDRKTGGFQPSDLIIVAARPGMGKTSFCLNIAQHVALEEHLPVAIFSLEMSSFQLALRLLGSEAQIDIHRLRTGQIREQEWPKLARAFGKLAEAPIFVDDTPDLNVIEMRARARRLKAEIGLSLIIVDYLQLIRLLDRDKSEHQQISEISRGLKSLARELEVPVIAISQLSRAVETRAERRPQLSDLRGSGGLEQDADVVIFIYREGYYKAQESEIDSDLPEEVEIIIAKQRNGPTGTVKLLFMKNSTSFKSLSLREEA; encoded by the coding sequence ATGAAGAATAAGGAAGATATCCTCGGAAGAGTTCCCCCTCATAATGAAGAAGCAGAACAAGCTGTACTTGGTGCAATGCTTCTTTCAAGGGATGCTATAGCCAAGGTTATTGAAATATTAAATCCAGATAGTTTTTACTACGAGCATCATGGAATAATTTTTAGAATTATTGTAGAACTGTTTGAAAAAGGTCTTCCTGTAGATTTGGTCTCAGTTACAGAAGAGCTGAGGAGTAGAAATCTTCTTGAGAGGGTTGGAGGTAGTGTTTATCTTGCCTCCCTTCTTGATGTAGTTCCTACTGCTGCTAATGTAGAGTACTATGCAAACATTGTGGCAGAAAAAGCTCTCTTAAGAAGACTAATTACTGCTGGTACTGAGATAGTCTCTTTAGGATATAGGGAAAATGAAAATCCAGAACTTTTAGTTGATAAGGCAGAACAATTGATATTTGATATAGCTCAGCACCATAGATTTAGAACCCTTGTCCCTCTTAGAGATATCTTGGCAAAAAGCTTTAAAGAAATAGAAAGAATTCATCAAACAGGAAAACCTTTTACTGGTATTCCTACGGGGTTTTGGGATTTGGACAGAAAAACGGGAGGATTTCAACCTTCGGATCTAATTATAGTAGCAGCTCGCCCTGGAATGGGCAAAACTTCTTTTTGTTTAAATATTGCTCAACATGTAGCTTTAGAGGAACATTTACCAGTGGCCATATTTAGTCTCGAGATGTCAAGTTTTCAGTTAGCTTTAAGGCTTTTAGGTTCGGAGGCTCAGATAGATATTCATAGATTAAGGACAGGACAGATTCGGGAACAGGAATGGCCTAAATTAGCAAGAGCCTTTGGTAAATTAGCAGAGGCGCCTATCTTTGTAGATGATACTCCTGATCTTAATGTTATTGAGATGAGAGCAAGGGCAAGAAGACTAAAAGCAGAAATAGGACTTTCTCTTATCATTGTGGATTACTTACAGCTTATAAGACTTCTCGACAGGGATAAAAGTGAGCATCAACAAATTTCTGAGATTTCAAGAGGACTTAAATCTTTAGCGAGGGAGCTCGAAGTGCCAGTTATTGCTATATCGCAACTTTCAAGAGCTGTGGAGACAAGAGCCGAAAGAAGACCTCAACTTTCAGACTTAAGAGGTTCAGGAGGTTTAGAGCAAGACGCTGATGTAGTAATATTTATCTATAGAGAAGGATATTACAAGGCGCAAGAATCAGAGATAGACTCAGATTTGCCTGAAGAAGTGGAGATTATAATAGCTAAACAGAGGAATGGACCTACTGGTACTGTAAAGCTATTGTTTATGAAGAATTCAACTTCTTTTAAATCCCTGAGTTTAAGAGAAGAGGCGTGA
- the rplI gene encoding 50S ribosomal protein L9, which produces MKKVKVLLLRDVNNLGKKGEIVDVSDGYARNYLFPKGLAQEVNEGMLEHLKLQEISQKKKEEKLLEKFRKEKEYIEKEVFVIKAKVGERGKLFGSITSKDIAEIISKKLKIEIDKRQVNLDEPIKSLGEYNIEVKLHPQVVANAKVLIEAE; this is translated from the coding sequence ATGAAGAAAGTAAAAGTTCTACTCTTAAGAGATGTAAATAACTTAGGAAAAAAAGGAGAAATAGTGGATGTAAGTGATGGATATGCTAGAAATTATCTTTTTCCTAAGGGACTAGCACAAGAAGTTAATGAGGGAATGTTAGAACATTTAAAATTGCAGGAGATCTCTCAAAAGAAAAAAGAAGAGAAGCTTTTGGAAAAATTTAGGAAAGAAAAGGAGTATATTGAGAAAGAAGTTTTTGTGATTAAGGCAAAAGTTGGAGAGAGAGGAAAGCTTTTTGGATCTATAACAAGCAAGGACATTGCGGAGATTATCTCTAAGAAGTTGAAGATAGAGATAGATAAAAGACAAGTTAATCTTGATGAACCTATAAAGTCTTTGGGAGAATATAACATTGAGGTGAAATTGCATCCTCAAGTTGTAGCTAATGCTAAAGTGTTGATTGAGGCTGAATAG
- a CDS encoding DUF2232 domain-containing protein, which yields MNRSLQGLVEGSLITAINIVLAWFSYWFFPMIYFIPLPSLILTYRHGLRISILSLIISIILLSLMLSPFSAIFLMLPSGILGLYLGYGLQKKFNLRLLIVGSFTLLLFFEILSIYLSMILFKMPFEKVIGIDAMKEGWRKSLEIFRNYLGESNNEYIDMQNKFMENLHIFVPYFLIISTLFQVFLNYIIVERVLKRFKIEAPSLPNLEGFRISKKLLFSVLALYILFIFVNIPSKNIILSNLYLFLQTIILFNGYIFAWILLKHYISRKSLRILLFILFILNPIFGSIIFIVGFVDIFFPLREKLILKEG from the coding sequence ATGAATAGAAGTCTTCAAGGTTTGGTTGAAGGGAGTTTAATCACTGCTATAAATATTGTTCTTGCGTGGTTTTCTTATTGGTTTTTTCCTATGATATATTTCATTCCTTTACCCTCTTTGATTTTAACTTATAGACATGGATTAAGAATATCTATATTGTCTCTGATTATTTCTATTATTCTTCTATCCCTAATGTTAAGTCCTTTTAGTGCCATTTTTCTTATGCTACCTTCAGGTATTCTTGGATTATATTTGGGATATGGACTACAAAAGAAATTTAATTTGAGACTGTTAATTGTTGGAAGTTTTACACTTCTTCTGTTCTTTGAAATTTTAAGCATATATCTGTCCATGATACTTTTTAAGATGCCCTTTGAGAAAGTTATAGGAATTGATGCTATGAAAGAAGGTTGGAGAAAATCTTTGGAGATATTTAGGAATTATTTAGGGGAAAGTAATAACGAATATATTGATATGCAAAACAAGTTTATGGAAAATTTACACATCTTTGTACCTTATTTCTTGATAATCTCCACCTTATTTCAGGTTTTTCTTAACTATATAATCGTGGAAAGAGTATTAAAAAGGTTTAAAATAGAAGCGCCATCTTTACCTAATCTTGAAGGTTTTAGGATATCCAAGAAATTATTATTTTCTGTTCTTGCCTTATATATCCTCTTTATTTTTGTTAATATTCCTTCCAAAAACATAATCCTTTCTAATTTGTATCTTTTTTTACAAACTATTATACTTTTTAACGGCTATATTTTTGCATGGATTTTGTTAAAACATTATATTTCACGTAAGAGTTTACGTATACTCCTTTTCATCCTTTTTATTTTAAATCCTATTTTTGGGAGTATAATATTTATAGTAGGTTTTGTTGACATATTCTTTCCTTTAAGAGAAAAATTAATTCTAAAAGAGGGGTAG
- the rpsR gene encoding 30S ribosomal protein S18 produces the protein MSNEKASTKAPKFAYPSKKKYCIFCSEKIDYIDYKNVERLKRFMTEKGKIIPRRISGNCARHQRQLSTAIKRARYMALLPYVVK, from the coding sequence ATGAGTAATGAGAAGGCTTCTACAAAAGCTCCTAAGTTCGCTTATCCATCAAAGAAAAAATACTGTATTTTTTGTAGTGAAAAGATAGATTATATTGATTATAAAAATGTGGAAAGATTGAAAAGATTTATGACTGAAAAAGGCAAGATAATACCTCGTAGAATCAGTGGAAATTGTGCAAGACATCAAAGACAGTTAAGTACTGCCATCAAGAGAGCAAGGTATATGGCTTTATTACCTTATGTGGTTAAATAG
- a CDS encoding single-stranded DNA-binding protein codes for MLNKVLLIGHLVRDPEMRYTPSGIPVTTFRIAVNRPKNSKGESTADFIDIVAWRRLAEICGDYLKKGRLVAVEGRLRTRTYQTPDGQRRRVVEVEAINVHFLGKKSENTESISIEEPSEEILDIDIENEEEILNEILEESEEESNE; via the coding sequence ATGTTAAATAAAGTTTTGCTTATTGGACATTTGGTAAGAGACCCTGAGATGAGGTATACACCTTCTGGTATACCTGTGACTACTTTTAGAATTGCTGTGAATAGGCCTAAGAATAGTAAGGGGGAAAGTACTGCAGATTTTATTGATATTGTGGCATGGAGAAGATTGGCAGAAATATGTGGTGATTATCTTAAAAAGGGTAGGCTTGTAGCTGTGGAGGGAAGACTTAGGACAAGAACTTATCAGACTCCCGATGGCCAAAGAAGGAGAGTGGTTGAGGTAGAAGCAATAAATGTACACTTTTTGGGAAAAAAGAGTGAGAATACAGAAAGTATTTCAATTGAAGAACCTTCAGAGGAGATTCTTGATATTGATATAGAAAATGAAGAAGAGATATTAAATGAAATATTAGAGGAAAGTGAGGAGGAAAGTAATGAGTAA
- the rpsF gene encoding 30S ribosomal protein S6 — protein MRKYEIMCLISPELSEEDFKTLYEGIQQDIQNLGGEVQNVDVWGKRTLAYPVKKFTEGYYVVMNFLFPQTQLPEFERRLKLREKLLRYMITLLEKEE, from the coding sequence ATGCGTAAATACGAGATTATGTGTTTAATAAGTCCTGAGTTATCCGAAGAAGATTTCAAAACACTTTATGAGGGTATCCAACAAGATATTCAAAATTTGGGTGGCGAAGTACAAAATGTAGACGTATGGGGTAAAAGAACCCTTGCGTATCCTGTTAAAAAATTTACCGAGGGTTATTATGTGGTTATGAACTTTTTGTTTCCTCAGACTCAGCTTCCAGAATTTGAGCGGAGATTAAAATTAAGAGAAAAACTCTTGCGCTATATGATTACTCTCTTGGAGAAAGAAGAGTAA
- the ilvE gene encoding branched-chain-amino-acid transaminase, with protein sequence MGLVYINGEFIPTENAKISVFDRGLLYGDGVFEGIRSYNGSVFKLKEHLERLYASAKAVWLNIPLSFKEMEEAVLETVRVNNLRDSYIRLIVTRGAYGLGIDPWECKEGTVIIIADKIKVFPEEFYQTGLNAVTVATRRSPTDVLDPRIKSLNYMSNILARIEARIAGAAEGIMLNHQGYVTEATVDNIFFVKNGILFTPSVTLGALPGITRATVIELAKKELGLEVVEGFFTRYDLYNADEVFLTGTAVEIISVIKIDERIIGNGKPGEITQKIRKIFHEYANSGVAGSPVYGK encoded by the coding sequence ATGGGATTAGTTTATATTAATGGAGAATTTATTCCTACAGAGAACGCAAAAATTTCTGTTTTTGACCGTGGACTTCTTTATGGTGACGGCGTATTTGAGGGAATAAGATCATATAACGGAAGTGTTTTCAAACTCAAGGAGCATTTGGAAAGATTATACGCATCGGCAAAAGCAGTATGGCTTAATATACCTTTATCTTTTAAAGAAATGGAAGAGGCAGTCTTAGAGACTGTAAGAGTGAACAATTTAAGAGATTCCTATATAAGGCTTATTGTTACAAGAGGAGCATACGGACTTGGAATAGATCCTTGGGAATGCAAAGAGGGTACTGTCATAATCATAGCAGACAAGATAAAGGTCTTTCCTGAAGAGTTTTACCAAACTGGCCTAAATGCTGTTACTGTTGCTACCAGAAGATCTCCCACTGATGTTTTAGATCCGAGAATAAAATCTCTAAACTACATGAGTAATATTCTTGCAAGAATAGAAGCAAGAATTGCTGGTGCTGCTGAGGGAATAATGTTAAATCATCAAGGATATGTAACTGAAGCAACTGTAGATAATATATTTTTCGTAAAAAATGGCATATTATTTACTCCATCAGTAACCTTAGGTGCTCTTCCAGGTATAACAAGGGCAACAGTAATAGAACTTGCAAAGAAAGAGCTTGGTCTTGAAGTTGTGGAAGGATTTTTCACAAGATACGATCTTTATAATGCCGATGAAGTATTTCTGACAGGTACTGCAGTAGAGATAATCTCAGTTATAAAGATTGACGAAAGAATTATTGGAAATGGAAAACCAGGAGAAATTACTCAAAAGATAAGAAAAATCTTCCACGAATATGCAAACTCTGGAGTAGCAGGAAGTCCGGTATATGGAAAATAA
- the lysA gene encoding diaminopimelate decarboxylase: MENKVYPITFKKDEDYKIGGVSIPYLGEKYGTPLYILDKETLIFQAQKYINSWKKYYKNKYKVLFAIKALPILEVIRIFKNYGLGALVSTGGELYIALSANVPSEDIYFHGNAKTLKEIEYAIDQKVGAIIIDNFDEYEKIKYVLSKKDTKVKVLVRIIPNIEVNTHKSIRTGQTDTKFGLPIEQALVLIEKINTEKNIIFKGIHSHIGSQIFDISAYVKLSEVLSEVYKELNSKNITVEEMSIGGGLGVAYTKEDNPPDIEDLAREVSNKFSETIGHNFKLICEPGRSLVGRAGITLYRIESRKELGIRKYVSVDGGMSDNIRPSLYGAKYSALIITKGDREEIFSIAGKHCESGDILIKDFSGLWPNPGDYLITFTTGAYNFSMYTWYNATPRPAVVLVENGKDRIIVKRENYEDLLGGQI, encoded by the coding sequence ATGGAAAATAAAGTATATCCTATAACCTTTAAGAAGGATGAAGACTATAAAATAGGAGGAGTAAGTATACCTTATTTAGGAGAAAAATATGGAACTCCTCTTTATATATTAGACAAGGAAACACTGATTTTTCAGGCTCAAAAATATATAAACTCTTGGAAAAAATATTACAAAAACAAATATAAGGTATTATTTGCAATAAAAGCTCTGCCTATTTTAGAAGTCATTAGAATATTTAAAAATTATGGTTTAGGAGCTCTTGTTTCTACAGGGGGAGAACTGTATATAGCCTTAAGTGCTAATGTACCATCTGAAGACATATACTTCCATGGAAATGCAAAAACTCTAAAGGAGATTGAATATGCCATCGATCAGAAGGTTGGAGCAATAATTATAGATAACTTTGATGAATACGAAAAGATAAAATATGTATTGTCTAAAAAAGATACAAAAGTAAAAGTATTGGTAAGGATCATACCTAATATAGAAGTTAATACCCATAAATCTATCCGTACGGGGCAAACGGACACTAAGTTTGGCTTACCCATAGAGCAGGCTTTAGTGCTCATAGAAAAAATAAATACGGAAAAAAACATAATTTTTAAGGGAATACATTCCCATATAGGATCCCAGATATTTGATATCTCAGCATATGTTAAACTTTCCGAAGTATTAAGCGAAGTATATAAAGAGCTAAATAGTAAAAACATAACTGTAGAAGAGATGAGTATAGGTGGTGGATTAGGAGTAGCCTATACAAAAGAGGATAATCCCCCTGACATAGAGGACCTTGCCCGAGAAGTATCAAATAAATTTAGTGAGACTATTGGGCATAATTTCAAATTAATCTGTGAGCCAGGAAGATCTCTTGTAGGTAGAGCAGGAATTACTCTTTATAGAATTGAGAGTAGGAAAGAACTTGGCATAAGAAAATATGTTTCGGTAGACGGAGGAATGTCAGATAATATAAGACCATCTCTATACGGAGCAAAATATTCGGCCCTAATTATAACTAAAGGAGATAGGGAAGAAATTTTTTCCATAGCAGGAAAGCATTGTGAATCAGGAGATATTTTAATAAAAGACTTTTCGGGTTTATGGCCTAATCCTGGAGATTATTTAATAACCTTTACAACTGGTGCCTACAACTTTTCCATGTATACGTGGTACAATGCTACTCCAAGACCTGCAGTAGTATTAGTAGAAAATGGGAAAGATAGGATTATAGTAAAAAGAGAAAATTATGAGGACCTATTAGGGGGACAGATATGA
- a CDS encoding homoserine dehydrogenase translates to MKIGILGGGQVGQALWDTIHMEKENILNILGEPLEIKKVLVRDLSKKRDIPKDFLTNNPDEIIYDKEISLIVEVMGGEEPAHTYIKRALEEKKFVVTANKEVIALHGDELHKIARKKGVDIAFEASVGGGIPLIKTIKEAMAVDKVKEIWAIVNGTTNYILTKMEEELRDFEEVLREAQKLGYAEPDPSKDILGLDTKFKLAILSSFAYHTTIKPEEIYTEGIEKISLRDIQYAKELGYKIKLLAISKFYNGEIEVRVHPTMIPLSSPLSSVNGVYNAILLRAEKRGDVLLYGEGAGPYPTAMALLSDILEATHTILYSVPRYYSFAYLYPSKIKPSDEIYTRYYIRLWVKDQPGVLAQIAKILGENHISISSVIQKETSEKEGKAELVILTHKTYEKSMSKAIEEIKLLPILEEWGSLIRIEV, encoded by the coding sequence ATGAAGATCGGGATTCTTGGAGGAGGACAAGTGGGGCAGGCTCTTTGGGATACTATCCACATGGAGAAAGAAAATATCCTAAATATTCTTGGAGAACCTCTAGAGATTAAAAAAGTACTTGTAAGAGATCTTTCTAAAAAAAGAGATATACCTAAGGATTTTTTAACTAACAATCCTGACGAGATAATTTATGATAAAGAGATATCTCTTATTGTAGAAGTAATGGGAGGAGAAGAGCCCGCTCATACTTATATAAAAAGGGCCTTAGAAGAAAAAAAGTTTGTAGTTACTGCAAACAAAGAAGTAATTGCTCTTCATGGTGATGAACTTCATAAAATAGCAAGAAAAAAAGGAGTAGATATAGCTTTTGAAGCAAGTGTAGGTGGAGGGATACCGTTAATAAAAACTATTAAAGAAGCTATGGCTGTGGATAAAGTCAAGGAAATATGGGCGATTGTAAATGGAACTACAAATTATATATTAACAAAAATGGAAGAAGAACTTAGAGATTTTGAGGAAGTATTAAGAGAAGCTCAAAAATTAGGATATGCTGAGCCTGATCCATCAAAAGATATATTGGGACTTGATACAAAATTCAAATTAGCAATACTCTCTTCTTTTGCTTATCATACAACAATAAAACCAGAAGAAATCTATACTGAAGGAATCGAAAAGATTTCCTTAAGAGATATCCAATATGCAAAAGAACTTGGATATAAAATAAAACTTCTTGCAATAAGCAAATTCTATAATGGTGAAATAGAAGTAAGAGTTCATCCAACTATGATTCCCTTATCATCTCCTTTATCTTCTGTAAATGGTGTCTATAACGCCATATTATTGAGGGCAGAAAAAAGAGGAGATGTGTTGCTATATGGAGAAGGAGCAGGACCCTATCCTACCGCAATGGCTCTTCTTTCTGATATTTTGGAGGCAACTCATACCATCCTTTATTCGGTTCCTCGGTATTATTCCTTTGCTTATCTCTATCCTTCTAAAATAAAACCTAGCGATGAGATATATACCCGATACTATATAAGATTATGGGTAAAAGACCAACCAGGAGTTTTAGCTCAAATAGCTAAAATATTAGGAGAAAATCACATAAGCATTTCCTCAGTCATTCAGAAAGAAACTTCAGAAAAAGAAGGAAAAGCAGAACTCGTAATTTTAACTCATAAAACCTACGAAAAAAGTATGTCAAAAGCAATTGAAGAGATAAAGTTGCTACCTATTCTTGAAGAATGGGGAAGTTTAATAAGAATTGAGGTGTGA
- the thrC gene encoding threonine synthase, with translation MNGVIPRYRDLLPITDKTPLITLHEGNTPLIYANNLSKKYGIDIWLKYEGMNPTGSFKDRGMVVAIAKALEEKSEMVICASTGNTAASAAAYAALTNLKAFVVLPEKAIALGKLAQAIMYGAKIISVKGNFDDALKLVKEISQKFPITLVNSINPYRLEGQKTAAFEICDVLSRNPENLAIPVGNAGNISAYWMGFKEYYKIGKIKQLPKMLGFQAEGAAPLVKGYPIPNPQTIATAIKIGNPASWDKAINAVKESLGLIDTVSDEEILEAQKELASKEGIFVEPASAASWAGVKKLLRENRFPGKEVVCVLTGHGLKDPDIAIKQAKIDVSIEPKIEEFQKILEK, from the coding sequence ATGAATGGCGTAATACCGAGATACAGAGATCTCCTCCCCATAACCGATAAAACCCCTCTAATAACCCTACATGAAGGTAATACTCCACTAATATATGCCAACAATCTCTCTAAGAAATATGGTATAGATATATGGCTTAAATATGAAGGTATGAATCCTACCGGATCCTTCAAAGATAGAGGTATGGTGGTAGCAATTGCAAAAGCTTTAGAAGAAAAAAGTGAGATGGTTATATGTGCTTCTACAGGAAACACCGCCGCCTCAGCAGCTGCATATGCTGCTCTTACAAATCTAAAAGCTTTTGTGGTACTCCCAGAAAAGGCTATTGCTTTAGGGAAACTTGCCCAAGCTATAATGTATGGTGCTAAAATAATTAGTGTAAAAGGAAATTTTGATGACGCTTTAAAATTAGTAAAAGAGATCTCTCAAAAATTTCCTATTACCTTAGTAAACTCTATAAATCCTTATCGATTAGAAGGACAAAAAACAGCAGCTTTTGAGATTTGTGATGTTCTTAGTAGAAATCCTGAAAATCTTGCTATTCCTGTTGGAAATGCGGGAAATATATCTGCCTATTGGATGGGCTTTAAAGAATATTATAAAATAGGGAAAATAAAACAACTTCCTAAAATGCTTGGATTTCAAGCAGAGGGTGCTGCTCCTCTTGTAAAAGGGTATCCTATTCCTAATCCACAAACTATAGCTACAGCAATAAAAATAGGAAATCCTGCAAGTTGGGATAAAGCTATAAACGCAGTTAAAGAATCCTTAGGCCTAATTGACACTGTCTCCGACGAAGAAATATTAGAAGCTCAAAAGGAATTAGCCTCAAAAGAAGGAATATTTGTAGAGCCAGCTTCTGCAGCATCATGGGCTGGGGTAAAAAAACTTTTAAGAGAGAATAGATTCCCAGGTAAAGAAGTAGTATGTGTTCTTACTGGACATGGCTTAAAAGATCCAGATATAGCTATAAAACAAGCTAAGATTGATGTATCTATCGAACCTAAAATAGAAGAATTTCAGAAGATATTAGAAAAATGA